A single region of the Neomonachus schauinslandi chromosome 3, ASM220157v2, whole genome shotgun sequence genome encodes:
- the FASTKD2 gene encoding FAST kinase domain-containing protein 2, mitochondrial, which yields MNSRAGSFLWNLRQFSTLVPTSRTMRLYPLGFSRLKIVYSNWNPRNLLLSDFGNGVQSSIRYLFQDALIFKSGDNFQTKGIGTETVLTVDRLLCPRRLSFDSKHSLDPDDGLKKITFHHKASNEDVLTKETKPTPVNYKKLSQECSSLSDVLDRFSEGPIFPGSNYFSAMWIIAKRMSDDQKRVEKQLMFNHPAFNQLCEQVMRESKIMHYDHLLFSLHAMVKLGIPQNTLLVQTLLRVVQERINECDEKCLSVLSTVLEAMEPCKNVDVLRAGLRILVDQQVWKIEHVFTLQAVIRCVGKDAPIALKRKLEMKALRELDRFSDLNSQHMFEALAAMNHRSIILLDECSKMVIGNIHGCPFKVLSNILQSCRDLRYRNLDLFKGIADYVAATIDIWKLKQVLFLLILFENLGFRHTDLMDLFMKKVIADPASLNMKSIICILHVYSSLNHFYKCQTTEFQEVMATSLTGYLHHISSENLLNAVCSFCLMNHFPMALINPLLQKDVISELMSGDERNAHKLRILAACLKLDISCHNMVDLAPPPLPSTALYPNVKVADALSSLLGEGYFSKNRQLPHNYHIDFEVRMDINRSQVLPFSDVVTSAADTQRVAVLCVPKSTYCLDLAHPRGFLAMKMRHLKVMGFHVILVRNWEVERLEMQDVVTLLKTKLYSAEAFLTADVNLQSTC from the exons ATGAATAGCAGAGCAGGTTCCTTTTTATGGAATCTAAGACAATTCAGTACTTTAGTTCCAACAAGCAGAACTATGAGGCTGTATCCTTTGGGATTTTCCAGACTGAAAATTGTTTATTCAAACTGGAACCCAAGAAACCTTCTCTTAAGTGACTTTGGTAATGGAGTGCAGTCATCTATTAGATATCTATTTCAGGAtgccttaatttttaaatcaggagATAATTTTCAAACAAAGGGCATAGGCACTGAAACAGTCCTTACAGTCGATAGACTGCTTTGTCCTAGAAGACTGTCCTTTGATTCAAAACACTCTCTTGACCCCGATGATGGATTGAAGAAGATAACATTTCATCATAAGGCCTCCAATGAAGATGTGCtcaccaaagaaacaaaaccaaccccTGTCAACTATAAAAAACTGTCTCAGGAGTGTAGTTCTCTGAGTGATGTGTTAGATAGATTTTCAGAAGGACCTATATTTCCCGGTAGTAACTATTTTTCAGCAATGTGGATAATTGCCAAAAGGATGTCTGATGACCAGAAGCGTGTTGAAAAACAACTGATGTTTAACCACCCTGCATTTAACCAGCTGTGTGAACAAGTGATGAGAGAATCCAAGATCATGCATTATGACCACCTGCTGTTCAGTCTTCATGCTATGGTGAAGCTTGGAATTCCTCAGAACACTCTGCTGGTACAGACTTTGCTGAGGGTGGTCCAG GAACGTATCAATGAGTGTGATGAGaaatgtctttcagttttgtcaactgttttaGAGGCAATGGAGCCATGCAAGAATGTGGACGTTCTTCGAGCAGGGTTGCG GATACTAGTTGATCAGCAAGTCTGGAAAATAGAGCATGTCTTTACATTACAAGCTGTGATAAGATGTGTTGGAAAAGATGCACCGATTGCTCTTAAAAGGAAACTGGAG ATGAAAGCCTTGAGAGAATTAGACAGATTTTCTGATTTGAATAGCCAGCACATGTTTGAGGCATTAGCTGCCATGAATCACCGTTCTATTATACTTCTGGATGAATGCAGTAAGATGGTCATAG GTAATATCCATGGGTGTCCTTTTAAAGTATTGAGCAACATATTGCAGTCTTGCAGAGACCTCCGGTACCGTAATTTAGATCTTTTTAAGGGAATAGCAGATTATGTGGCTGCAACTATTGACATCTGGAAGTTAAAGCAA gttctctttctcctcattttatttgaaaacctTGGCTTTCGACATACTGATTTGATGGACTTGTTCATGAAGAAAGTGATAGCTGATCCTGCCTCTCTAAACATGAAAAGCATTATCTGTATTCTTCATGTGTATTCTTCTCTCAATCACTTCTACAAATGCCAAACCACAGA GTTCCAAGAAGTTATGGCTACTTCTCTGACTGGTTATCTCCACCACATCTCTTCTgaaaatttattgaatgctgtGTGTTCATTTTGCTTGATGAACCATTTTCCCATGGCTCTTATTAATCCACTTCTCCAAAAGGACGTCATCAGTGAACTGATGTCAG gTGACGAGAGGAATGCTCACAAGCTTCGTATTTTGGCTGCTTGCCTAAAACTGGATATTTCTTGTCACAACATGGTAGATTTGGCCCCACCACCGCTGCCGTCCACGGCATTGTATCCAAATGTGAAGGTGGCAGATGCGCTAAGTAGCCTTCTGGGAGAAGGATACTTCTCAAAAAACAGACAGTTGCCGCACAATTACCATATTG attttgaaGTAAGAATGGATATTAACAGGAGTCAAGTGCTTCCATTTTCTGACGTGGTAACTTCCGCTGCAGATACTCAAAG agtagCTGTACTGTGTGTTCCTAAATCTACTTACTGTTTGGATTTAGCCCACCCCAGAGGATTCCTTGCTATGAAAATGCGACATTTGAAAGTAATGGGTTTTCACGTAATCttg GTCCGTAATTGGGAGGTGGAAAGGCTGGAGATGCAGGATGTAGTCACACTTTTGAAGACCAAACTCTACTCAGCTGAAGCCTTTCTTACTGCTGATGTAAATCTGCAAAGCACGTGTTAA